In the Bombiscardovia apis genome, CGCAAGTCGCATCTTGGGGTACGCAAGTGATGTTTCTTGTGGCATCGTGGATGGGAGGTTCGTCTGCGAGCGTTCTGCCCTGGCCGGCAGGCATTTTTGGCGCTTGCGCAGTGCTCGTCATAGAGCTCGCTGCCGTGGCTTGGGTTTGCGCTCTTCGCTGGTGGTCTCAATGGTCGAGGTTGCAAAAAGATCCTGCTTTCGCTGGGCAAGATGACTTAGTCTTGCTGGCAGGTGGCGAACCGTATACGAAGACCTTATGGCATCGCATAAGATTGTGGTGGCAGGAATCTTGGAGCCTGGTCACTTCTGCTCCCAGCCGCTACAGCAAGCTCGGCTAGGATTCTTGTCCACCGATTGGGAGAGATTAGCACTATGACACAAGTTCAGCCCACCCTAGCACCGGTCACGATAGTGGCTGGCGGTAATGCTTTACTGCGCGAGCGTATGGTGAGCCGGTTCACTCATGCAGCTCAGGCCTCACGCCCCGACGTGGACACGATTGACCTAGATGCTAGCAGTGCTGATGCTTATAGTTTCCAAGAAGCCGTCAGCCCTTCTCTGCTGTCTGCAAGCGCTATTGTAGTGTTGGACCATTTGGAAGATGCTAAAGAAGCTTTGGCCAAGGCTATTCTTGCCTTTTGCAAGGAAGCCACGGCAGATCCAGCCAATTCAAGCATGCTCATCTGCCAACATAGCGGCGGCAATAAAGGCAAGCGGCTCCTCACCGACCTAGCTAAAGCAGGAGCGAATCAAGAGTCTGTGCCAGATTTGAAGAGCGCTGATTCCAAAGTTTCCTTCGTGTTAAGCGAGTTCCAACATTACGGTAGGCGGGTAGATCCCCAAGCCGCACAGATGCTGGTCAGTGTCCTTGGTGAGCGTGTTGACGAGCTGGCTGCTATGTGCGAGCAGCTATGTTTCGATTTCGATGTCGACCCCATTCCATTGGAAGTGGTTGACCAATACTTGACTGATAATCCTCAAGCCAGCGGTTTCAAGGTGGCTGATTTAGCTATCGATGGCAAGGGTTCGCAAGCTATTGTGGCTATGCGCCAAGCTCTTGAACAAGGCGTAGATGTGCTAACCATGGTGGGCACACTTACTTTTAAGACTCGCGTGTTGGCTCTGGTTTCAGCCTTAGATGCTGGCAAAATAACTATGGGTCAGGTGGGGGCACCGCCTTGGCAAGTGCGTACTGCCCGCCGTCAACTGCGAGGATGGACATCGGCAGGCTTAGCTGCGGCGATTGAGGCTTTAGCTCAGGCAGACGAGCAGCGCAAGGGCGTGGGCGGAGATTCGGTGTACGCTCTAGAACGAGCTATTTCTTTGATTGCACGTAAAGGACGACAGGAGTAGGTATGGCAGGCAGTATGGAAGCCGACAATACCATGGAAGTTAGTGCTCCTACAGCCGAGCGTATGCGGCACATCGGA is a window encoding:
- the holA gene encoding DNA polymerase III subunit delta, which encodes MTQVQPTLAPVTIVAGGNALLRERMVSRFTHAAQASRPDVDTIDLDASSADAYSFQEAVSPSLLSASAIVVLDHLEDAKEALAKAILAFCKEATADPANSSMLICQHSGGNKGKRLLTDLAKAGANQESVPDLKSADSKVSFVLSEFQHYGRRVDPQAAQMLVSVLGERVDELAAMCEQLCFDFDVDPIPLEVVDQYLTDNPQASGFKVADLAIDGKGSQAIVAMRQALEQGVDVLTMVGTLTFKTRVLALVSALDAGKITMGQVGAPPWQVRTARRQLRGWTSAGLAAAIEALAQADEQRKGVGGDSVYALERAISLIARKGRQE